In Sphingobium sp. B2D3C, a genomic segment contains:
- the ychF gene encoding redox-regulated ATPase YchF, protein MGFKCGIVGLPNVGKSTLFNALTETQAAQAANYPFCTIEPNVGQVSVPDARLDELAAIAGSQKIIPTQLAFVDIAGLVRGASKGEGLGNQFLGNIREVDAIVHVLRCFENDDIQHVDNRVDPIADAETVETELMLSDLESLEKRVPAFAKKATGGDKEAKIAAAVLGRALDLLREGKPARLVEINDEEEARIFQQAQLLTSKPVLYVCNVEEESAAEGNAFSARVFEKAKAEGAQAVVVSAAIEADLVTMPIEDRAEFLEAMGLEEAGLARVIRAGYDLLHLITFFTVGPKEARAWTVHRGASAPEAAGEIHSDFQKGFIRAETVAFDDFISLGGEAKAREAGKLRAEGKAYVVQDGDVMHFLHS, encoded by the coding sequence ATGGGTTTCAAATGCGGGATCGTCGGCCTGCCCAATGTCGGCAAGTCGACTCTCTTCAATGCGCTGACCGAGACGCAGGCAGCGCAGGCTGCCAACTATCCCTTCTGCACCATCGAGCCGAATGTCGGCCAGGTCTCGGTGCCGGATGCGCGGCTCGACGAGCTCGCGGCCATTGCCGGCAGCCAGAAGATCATCCCGACCCAGCTGGCCTTTGTGGATATCGCGGGCCTGGTGCGCGGCGCCTCCAAGGGCGAGGGCCTGGGCAACCAGTTCCTCGGCAACATCCGCGAAGTGGACGCCATCGTGCATGTGCTGCGCTGCTTCGAGAATGACGACATCCAGCATGTCGACAATCGCGTCGATCCCATTGCCGATGCCGAGACGGTCGAGACCGAGCTAATGCTCTCCGACCTTGAAAGCTTGGAAAAGCGCGTGCCCGCCTTTGCCAAGAAGGCGACCGGCGGCGACAAGGAAGCCAAGATTGCCGCCGCCGTGCTCGGCCGCGCGCTCGATCTGCTGCGCGAGGGCAAGCCCGCGAGGCTCGTCGAGATCAATGACGAGGAGGAAGCGCGCATCTTCCAGCAGGCGCAGCTGCTGACCTCCAAGCCCGTGCTCTATGTGTGCAATGTCGAGGAAGAGAGCGCAGCGGAAGGCAATGCCTTCAGCGCCCGCGTGTTCGAGAAGGCCAAGGCCGAGGGCGCGCAGGCGGTGGTCGTATCAGCCGCGATCGAGGCCGATCTCGTCACGATGCCGATCGAGGATCGCGCCGAGTTTCTGGAGGCCATGGGCCTGGAGGAAGCGGGGCTCGCCCGCGTGATCCGCGCCGGCTACGATCTGCTGCACCTCATCACCTTCTTCACCGTCGGCCCCAAGGAAGCGCGTGCCTGGACGGTCCATCGCGGCGCCAGCGCGCCGGAAGCAGCGGGCGAAATCCACAGCGATTTCCAGAAGGGCTTCATCCGCGCCGAAACCGTCGCCTTCGACGATTTCATCTCGCTTGGCGGCGAGGCGAAGGCGCGCGAGGCCGGCAAGCTGCGCGCCGAAGGCAAAGCCTATGTGGTGCAGGACGGCGACGTGATGCACTTCCTTCACAGCTAG
- a CDS encoding PhoX family protein: protein MSHLTDEARAPYRTAMSNEANPNSLEAIVEANPSRRTIIKNGLFGLSIFPVAAMLSACGEDKDGMVTIPNPTPTPSPTPTPTPTPAVSYAIEFTSVAANQDDKVTVPAGYDVKVLLKAGDAIETGVTGYAGSFPTPATAEKWAGGNHDGMEYFELSGVDPNKGGLLAINFEYPDFNILMNGNYDAATATTDQKALALSAVGIGVVEVAKGSDGNWAVKAGSQYNKRYTGNSNYRAGGPAAGLLSGTIKGMLNNCSSGRTPWGTYLTCEETTDNYLDPTRPERDYGWVVEIDPLQELAPATKRTAMGRFSHENVAHLTNSDRRVAFYMGDDSTPGCIYKFVPDQAYSTTNRAANSNLLDYGTLYVAKFNADGSGEWKALVQGQNGLVANASDPGDVSQFTTAPAPTPVSFNSQADVLINCASAARVAGGTVMDRPEWITVSPDGKTIFVTLTNNSGRKVTDAANPRVTNRHGHILKFRESGDSPLATGFTWELFLLAGDPGYAAGGNNLVGNINGDTFSSPDGIRIDPQGRLWVQTDHSVPGTSGASGVTIEQVVGHNAMFYIDQTSKKSKRFLVGPTGCEITGLAYTPDLKTFFVNIQHPTGNWPIAGEQPRSSTVVITRTDGKPVGA from the coding sequence ATGTCACATCTTACCGACGAAGCCCGCGCGCCCTACCGGACCGCGATGTCTAACGAGGCCAATCCCAACAGTCTGGAAGCGATTGTCGAGGCCAATCCTTCGCGCCGCACGATCATCAAGAACGGCCTGTTCGGCCTGTCGATCTTCCCGGTCGCGGCGATGCTCTCGGCCTGCGGGGAGGACAAGGATGGGATGGTGACCATTCCCAATCCCACGCCGACACCCAGCCCGACGCCGACCCCCACGCCCACGCCGGCGGTCAGCTACGCCATCGAGTTCACGTCGGTGGCCGCCAACCAGGACGACAAGGTCACCGTGCCGGCCGGCTATGACGTGAAAGTCCTGCTGAAGGCGGGCGATGCCATCGAGACCGGCGTCACCGGCTATGCCGGCAGCTTCCCGACGCCTGCGACGGCGGAGAAATGGGCCGGCGGCAATCATGACGGCATGGAATATTTCGAGCTGTCGGGCGTCGACCCCAACAAGGGCGGCCTGCTGGCGATCAATTTCGAATATCCCGATTTCAACATTCTGATGAACGGCAATTACGATGCCGCCACCGCCACCACGGACCAGAAGGCGCTTGCGCTCTCGGCCGTAGGCATTGGCGTGGTGGAAGTCGCCAAGGGCAGCGATGGCAACTGGGCGGTGAAGGCCGGCTCGCAATATAACAAGCGCTATACCGGCAACTCCAATTACCGCGCGGGTGGGCCGGCCGCCGGGCTGCTCTCCGGCACGATCAAGGGCATGCTCAACAATTGTTCGAGCGGCCGCACGCCGTGGGGCACCTACCTCACCTGCGAGGAAACGACGGACAATTATCTCGACCCCACGCGCCCCGAGCGGGATTATGGCTGGGTGGTCGAGATCGACCCGCTGCAGGAGCTGGCTCCGGCGACTAAGCGGACCGCCATGGGCCGGTTCAGCCACGAGAATGTCGCGCACCTCACCAACAGCGATCGCCGCGTGGCCTTCTACATGGGCGACGATTCGACGCCGGGCTGCATCTACAAGTTCGTGCCGGATCAGGCCTACAGCACGACCAACCGGGCGGCGAACAGCAACCTGCTCGACTATGGCACACTCTATGTCGCCAAGTTCAATGCGGACGGCTCGGGCGAGTGGAAAGCGCTGGTGCAGGGCCAGAACGGTCTTGTCGCCAATGCGTCCGATCCGGGCGATGTCAGCCAATTCACGACGGCCCCTGCGCCGACGCCGGTGAGCTTCAACAGCCAGGCCGACGTGCTGATCAATTGCGCCTCGGCCGCGCGGGTTGCGGGTGGCACCGTGATGGATCGGCCGGAGTGGATCACGGTTTCGCCGGACGGCAAGACGATCTTCGTGACGCTGACCAACAACAGCGGCCGTAAGGTGACCGATGCGGCGAACCCGCGCGTCACCAACCGCCACGGCCACATCCTCAAATTCCGCGAGAGCGGCGATTCTCCGCTGGCGACCGGCTTCACCTGGGAGCTGTTCCTGCTGGCCGGCGACCCCGGTTATGCCGCAGGCGGCAACAATCTGGTCGGCAACATCAATGGCGATACCTTCTCCAGCCCCGATGGCATCCGCATCGATCCGCAGGGGCGCCTGTGGGTGCAGACCGACCATAGCGTGCCGGGCACATCGGGCGCGAGCGGCGTCACCATCGAGCAGGTCGTCGGGCACAATGCGATGTTCTACATCGACCAGACCAGCAAGAAGAGCAAACGCTTCCTTGTCGGCCCGACCGGCTGCGAGATCACCGGCCTTGCCTATACGCCGGACCTCAAGACCTTCTTCGTGAACATCCAGCACCCGACCGGCAACTGGCCGATCGCCGGCGAGCAGCCCCGCTCCTCGACCGTCGTCATCACCCGGACGGACGGCAAGCCCGTCGGCGCCTGA
- a CDS encoding glycine--tRNA ligase subunit alpha yields MQDKASKPLSFQQLILTLHDYWAAQGCVILQPFDMRVGAGTFHPATTLRSLGPNPWNCAYVQPSRRPTDGRYGENPNRLQHYYQYQVIMKPSPPDLQDLYLGSLNAIGIDPLLHDIRFVEDDWESPTLGAWGLGWEVWCDGMEVTQFTYFQQMGGFDCKPVAGELTYGLERLAMYIQGVDSVYDLVFNEAVGDRPAVTYGDVFLENERQLSKWNFEVADTDKLFRWFKDCEEECKASIAAGVPLAAYEQAIEASHVFNLLQARGVISVQERASYMGRVRDLAKGSCEAWMTHNGWAE; encoded by the coding sequence ATGCAGGATAAGGCCTCCAAACCGCTGAGCTTTCAGCAACTCATCCTGACGCTGCATGACTATTGGGCAGCGCAGGGGTGCGTGATCCTCCAGCCCTTCGACATGCGGGTCGGGGCGGGCACCTTCCACCCCGCGACCACGCTGCGCAGCCTGGGGCCGAACCCGTGGAACTGCGCCTATGTGCAGCCCTCGCGCCGGCCGACGGACGGGCGCTATGGCGAGAACCCCAACCGGCTGCAGCATTATTACCAATATCAGGTGATCATGAAGCCGAGCCCGCCGGATCTGCAGGATCTCTATCTCGGCTCGCTCAATGCCATCGGCATCGATCCGCTGCTGCACGACATCCGCTTCGTCGAGGACGATTGGGAGAGCCCGACGCTCGGCGCCTGGGGGCTGGGCTGGGAAGTCTGGTGCGATGGCATGGAGGTGACGCAGTTCACCTATTTCCAGCAGATGGGCGGGTTCGACTGCAAGCCGGTGGCGGGCGAGCTCACCTACGGGCTGGAGCGCCTCGCCATGTATATCCAGGGCGTCGACAGCGTGTACGATCTAGTCTTCAATGAGGCAGTAGGGGATCGGCCCGCCGTCACTTATGGCGATGTGTTCCTCGAAAATGAGCGCCAGCTCTCCAAGTGGAACTTCGAGGTGGCGGACACGGACAAGCTGTTCCGCTGGTTCAAGGATTGCGAGGAAGAGTGCAAGGCGAGCATCGCGGCCGGCGTTCCCCTCGCGGCCTATGAGCAGGCCATCGAGGCGAGCCATGTCTTCAATTTGCTGCAGGCGCGCGGCGTGATCAGCGTGCAGGAGCGCGCCAGCTACATGGGCCGCGTGCGCGATCTCGCGAAGGGGAGCTGCGAGGCCTGGATGACGCATAACGGGTGGGCGGAATGA
- a CDS encoding TraB/GumN family protein, whose product MSGPHPALNKRRLAPLLLIALASLAALLWLGWRIGAPTQPDPATVTARPALWQASKGEARLWLFGTIHAVPRGEAWLSPAIAKAADESDRLYLEVTGLEGERESRAVFERLGRRAGLPPIAARLSPEDAERYRALQANHGAALDQLDGYESWAAALLLNAAAASGLSLTAAEAGEAVLEQRFNKASRPVLGLETIDQQLGLFDRMPESEQRLLLSQSLTDAAQAPALYRSLFTAWASGDVARLEREFIAPFARAPALRARLIDGRNERWARHLDAAMTAQPGTAFVAVGAGHLVGDASLQSRLAARGWRIDRVQ is encoded by the coding sequence ATGAGCGGGCCGCACCCAGCCTTGAACAAGCGCCGCCTTGCGCCGCTGCTGCTGATCGCCTTGGCCTCGCTGGCGGCCCTCCTGTGGCTGGGCTGGCGGATCGGCGCGCCGACGCAGCCCGATCCCGCCACCGTCACGGCGCGCCCGGCGCTGTGGCAGGCCAGCAAAGGTGAGGCGCGGCTCTGGCTGTTCGGCACCATCCATGCCGTGCCGCGCGGCGAGGCCTGGCTTTCTCCGGCCATCGCCAAGGCGGCGGACGAAAGCGACCGCTTGTATCTTGAGGTCACCGGCCTTGAAGGCGAGCGCGAGAGCCGGGCGGTGTTCGAGCGGCTGGGGCGGCGCGCCGGCCTGCCGCCCATCGCCGCGCGCCTCTCGCCTGAGGATGCCGAGCGCTATCGGGCGCTGCAGGCGAACCACGGCGCCGCGCTCGATCAGCTGGACGGCTATGAGAGCTGGGCCGCCGCCCTGCTCCTCAACGCTGCGGCTGCCTCCGGACTCTCGCTCACCGCCGCAGAGGCGGGCGAAGCGGTGCTGGAGCAACGCTTCAACAAGGCCTCGCGGCCGGTTCTCGGGCTGGAGACCATCGACCAGCAGTTGGGCCTGTTCGACAGGATGCCGGAGAGCGAGCAACGGCTACTGCTCAGCCAGTCCCTCACGGATGCGGCGCAGGCCCCTGCCCTCTACCGCAGCCTGTTCACCGCCTGGGCGAGCGGCGACGTGGCCCGGCTGGAGCGCGAGTTCATCGCCCCGTTCGCGCGCGCGCCGGCTCTGCGCGCAAGACTGATCGACGGGCGCAATGAGCGCTGGGCGCGGCATCTCGATGCGGCCATGACGGCCCAACCCGGCACCGCTTTCGTCGCGGTCGGCGCCGGGCATCTGGTTGGCGATGCCAGCCTGCAGTCCCGCCTTGCCGCGCGCGGATGGCGCATCGATCGGGTGCAATGA
- a CDS encoding septal ring lytic transglycosylase RlpA family protein: MLAIRSSMPRALPGRSFWLALLVVPALAGCAGSTKFRPVSDTPVRIGPPYVVRGVTYTPTDDRTLDMLGDASWYGGESGNQTANGERFVKHGISAAHSTLPLPSYVEVTALDTGRTILVRVNDRGPFARNRIIDLSQGAAELLGIRQQGTVQVRVRRVEPPEADRARLRAGKPAMARPDVPQQTLAPWRARLAAYRAAQAQNGGSR; the protein is encoded by the coding sequence ATGCTTGCGATCCGCTCTTCCATGCCGCGCGCCTTGCCGGGGCGCTCTTTCTGGCTCGCTTTGCTTGTCGTGCCGGCCCTCGCCGGGTGCGCCGGCAGCACCAAGTTCCGTCCGGTCAGCGATACGCCGGTGCGCATCGGCCCGCCTTATGTGGTGCGCGGCGTCACCTACACGCCCACCGATGATCGCACGCTGGACATGCTGGGCGATGCGAGCTGGTACGGCGGCGAGTCCGGCAATCAGACCGCCAATGGCGAGCGCTTTGTAAAGCACGGCATTTCCGCCGCGCACTCCACCTTGCCGCTGCCCAGCTATGTCGAGGTGACGGCGCTGGACACGGGCCGGACGATCCTGGTGCGCGTCAACGATCGCGGGCCGTTCGCCCGCAACCGGATCATCGACCTGTCGCAAGGGGCAGCGGAACTGCTCGGGATCAGGCAGCAGGGCACGGTGCAGGTGCGGGTGCGACGGGTCGAGCCGCCCGAGGCCGATCGGGCGCGGCTGCGGGCGGGAAAACCGGCCATGGCCCGGCCGGACGTGCCGCAACAGACGCTGGCGCCTTGGCGTGCCCGTCTCGCGGCCTATCGCGCCGCGCAGGCGCAGAATGGCGGCAGCCGGTAA
- the pth gene encoding aminoacyl-tRNA hydrolase — protein MQLWVGLGNPGSQYALHRHNVGFMALDVIAADYGFSPWKKQFQGLVSEGRIGPHKVLLFKPQTFMNQSGRAIRAACDFYKLGVEDVTVFHDELDLAPMKMKVKRGGGTAGHNGLRSTDAHLGKEFRRVRIGIGHPGDKDRVTGHVLGNYAKIEIDPLADLLGAMSREAEWLAAGDDLRFMNEVARRLQD, from the coding sequence GTGCAACTCTGGGTTGGCCTCGGCAATCCCGGATCGCAATATGCGCTCCACCGCCACAATGTCGGCTTCATGGCGCTGGACGTCATCGCCGCAGACTACGGCTTTTCGCCGTGGAAGAAGCAGTTTCAGGGCCTCGTTTCCGAAGGCCGCATCGGCCCGCACAAGGTGCTGCTGTTCAAACCCCAGACATTCATGAACCAGAGCGGGCGCGCCATTCGTGCCGCCTGTGATTTCTACAAGCTCGGTGTCGAGGACGTCACCGTCTTCCACGACGAGCTCGATCTTGCGCCGATGAAGATGAAGGTGAAGCGCGGCGGCGGCACTGCCGGCCATAACGGCCTGCGCTCCACTGACGCGCATCTGGGCAAGGAGTTTCGCCGCGTGCGCATCGGCATCGGCCATCCCGGCGACAAGGACCGCGTGACCGGCCATGTGCTCGGCAATTATGCCAAGATCGAGATCGATCCGCTGGCCGACCTGCTCGGCGCCATGTCGCGCGAGGCGGAATGGCTGGCTGCGGGCGACGATCTGCGCTTCATGAACGAGGTCGCGCGCCGCCTGCAGGACTGA
- a CDS encoding 50S ribosomal protein L25/general stress protein Ctc has translation MSDTLTLSAEARDRAGKGASRALRREGRVPAVIYGNNEEPQSIHVEEKILNKLLGTGHFFNSVVMVEVGGKKVRTLPKDVAFHPVTDRPLHADFLRVSEHAQVHVNVPVVFENEEAAPGLKRGGVLNVVRHELEMIVDAAEIPDSITVDLTGFDVGDSIHISAVKLPKGAEPAITDRDFTIATIVAPSALKSSEGDTTKDGEEAGEA, from the coding sequence ATGAGCGATACGCTTACGCTGTCGGCCGAGGCACGCGATCGGGCAGGCAAGGGAGCCTCCCGCGCTCTCCGCCGTGAGGGCCGCGTTCCCGCCGTCATTTATGGCAATAATGAAGAGCCGCAGTCGATTCACGTTGAGGAAAAGATCCTCAACAAGCTGCTCGGCACGGGCCATTTCTTCAATTCGGTCGTCATGGTCGAAGTGGGCGGCAAGAAGGTCCGCACGCTCCCCAAGGACGTGGCGTTCCATCCGGTGACGGATCGTCCGCTCCATGCCGACTTCCTGCGTGTTTCCGAACACGCCCAGGTGCATGTGAATGTGCCCGTGGTGTTCGAGAACGAAGAGGCCGCTCCCGGTCTCAAGCGCGGTGGCGTGCTCAACGTCGTCCGTCACGAGCTGGAAATGATCGTGGATGCCGCCGAGATTCCGGACAGCATCACGGTTGACCTCACCGGCTTCGACGTCGGCGATTCGATCCACATCAGCGCGGTGAAGCTGCCCAAGGGCGCCGAGCCGGCGATCACCGATCGCGATTTCACCATTGCCACCATCGTTGCTCCGTCCGCGCTCAAGTCGAGCGAAGGCGACACGACGAAGGACGGCGAAGAGGCCGGCGAGGCGTAA
- a CDS encoding TraB/GumN family protein has product MNWKTLILGWALLLPPALTGPALAQQPKAPATPAAAAEAPTIHARPALWVVRDRDTTIYLFGTIHLLKPGISWFEGPVRKAFDKADTVVLEVIDQDQGATREAIMQRAVAPGLPLSNKLDEATRTAYFAALEKYGVSTLLFDHVKPWFAATTLTVLPLDALGYSPESGVDKAVKAAAASAGKSLVGLETSSEQIGFFDQMPEGVQLTLLKETLAELPTLAETIDGMVAAWSAGDEERLAALMNETTESSEEIERILLTDRNARWAEWIAARMKQPGTVFMAVGAGHLSGDKSVQAMLEKHGLSAKRVKWPR; this is encoded by the coding sequence ATGAACTGGAAAACATTGATCCTCGGTTGGGCGCTGCTGCTGCCCCCGGCCCTCACCGGCCCCGCGCTCGCCCAGCAACCCAAGGCGCCGGCCACACCGGCAGCCGCTGCGGAGGCGCCCACCATTCACGCGCGCCCCGCCCTGTGGGTGGTGCGGGACAGGGACACGACGATCTACCTCTTCGGCACCATTCATCTGCTCAAGCCGGGCATCAGCTGGTTCGAGGGGCCGGTGCGCAAAGCGTTCGACAAGGCGGATACCGTCGTGCTGGAGGTCATCGATCAGGATCAGGGCGCCACGCGGGAGGCAATCATGCAGCGGGCGGTGGCCCCGGGCCTGCCGCTCTCCAACAAGCTCGATGAGGCGACCCGCACCGCTTATTTCGCCGCGCTGGAGAAATATGGCGTCTCGACCCTGCTGTTCGACCATGTGAAGCCTTGGTTCGCGGCCACGACCCTGACCGTGCTGCCGCTGGATGCCCTCGGCTATTCGCCCGAAAGCGGCGTCGACAAGGCGGTTAAGGCTGCGGCGGCCAGCGCGGGCAAGTCGCTGGTCGGGCTGGAGACCTCCAGCGAGCAGATCGGCTTTTTCGACCAGATGCCCGAGGGCGTGCAACTGACCCTGCTCAAGGAGACGCTGGCGGAGCTGCCGACGCTCGCCGAAACCATCGACGGCATGGTCGCCGCGTGGAGCGCTGGCGACGAAGAGCGGCTCGCGGCGCTGATGAACGAGACGACCGAGAGCAGCGAAGAGATCGAGCGCATCCTGCTGACCGACCGCAATGCCCGCTGGGCCGAATGGATCGCCGCGCGGATGAAGCAGCCCGGCACGGTCTTCATGGCGGTGGGCGCGGGTCATCTGTCGGGAGACAAGAGCGTGCAGGCGATGCTCGAAAAGCACGGGCTGTCCGCCAAGCGGGTGAAATGGCCCCGGTGA